The Gammaproteobacteria bacterium nucleotide sequence TCAGCTCTATTTTCTCGATAGTAAAACATCACCACACTCAGTTGGAGAATCGATCGCAGCTAAATATGGCATTCAAACAGGTCATCGTCATATATTTCTTGATAATATCCGCGAGCAAGCCGCGATTGAACAGCAATTCAATCAATTAATCAGGATTGCCAAAAAGCATCAATCGGCGATTGCGATTGCCCACCCCCACCCACAGACCATTGCTTTTTTAAGCTCGATAGAGCAGCGACTGCGCCGTCATAATATAAAACTCGTGCCATTATCTAAAGTTCTAACTCACACCAACAAATTAGCCAAGATTACAACTACGCTTGCGCTTCCTGCCACTGACGCTCAAACCAATAGCCAACTCAATTAGCAATTGCTCTATTGTGCGCTATATTTATTTAAACTTGATCTGTCACAGCTAAATACTCAATAAACTCACTGATAATGTCTAACCAGCGTTGTCATTCGATTTATTTTAGGTAGAATCAATTTGGTTTACTAACGGCGGTTATAAGCTGGTATTGCACTGATAATAATAACTTTTATAAAATAAGGAAGATTTCTATGACAGCAGGAAAACCACCTGTCGCATTATTAAAAACTTGGCTTTGGATGATGTTAGATGCAAAAGACGAACAATTACGCAAGCAAGGTGAAACAAAGATAATCGCTACCTTCTCTAATCTCAAAGCAGCAATAGACTACCTAGAAAGCAATGATGTTAAAGTATAGCTCCGGTGCAATTTACGCTTAATCACTGAGCGCTAACTTTATAATAATTTGCACAAAAAAAAGCAGCCTAAGCTGCTTTTTTTGACGACTCTAGAATATTATTCCATCGCCGCCTTGAGTTTTTTCATCGCATTTTTTTCAAGCTGGCGTACCCGCTCGGCAGAAACCTGATAATACGCGGCTAAATTTTGCAAGGTGGTTTTATTATCATCGAGCCAACGCGCTTGCACAATATGCTGGCTGCGCTCATCAAGCGTTGATAACGCGCTGCGTAACTTACGATTAGCATGATATTCCCAGTTTTTCGCTTCAACAGATTCAGCAACATCAGAAGACTTGTCTTCAAGATACTGCGTCGGTGCGAAAGAAGAAGTACCACTGTCATCATCATCGGTCGACAAATCAAAGGCACAATCACTTGAGCTCATTCGATTTTCCATTTCGACCACGTCAGAACTTGAAACACCAAGCTCTTGAGCAACATGATTGACTTCATCTTGATTAAACCAACCAAGACGCTTTTTATTTTTTCGTAGATTGAAAAATAACTTACGCTGAGATTTAGTGGTTGCTACCTTGACTATCCGCCAGTTTTTTAGCACATACTCATGAATCTCAGCCTTAATCCAATGCACGGCAAAAGAAACCAAACGCACCCCAACATCGGGATTAAAGCGTTTAACCGCCTTCATTAATCCAACATTACCTTCCTGAATAAGATCGGCATGAGGTAAGCCATAACCCGCATAACTTTTAGCGACGTGGATTACAAAACGTAAATGAGACATAATCAGCTGCTGCGCCGCTTCTAGATCACCACCGTGAAATAGACGTTCAGCTAACTCACGTTCTTCACTTGCTTCAAGCATAGGTACTCGAGCTGCTGCCGAGACATAAGCCTCGATGCTGCCTGAAGGTACCGCGATTAACGAATTTGAGTGGATCCCTAAGCTCATAGAACAACCTCTATTTTAAAACTTGTTTCGATACTATCATGCTAAGACGGAGATCACCATAGGATCAAGATCTCCTTTTTAAGATAAACTTGATCCTGCGTAACCCTGATCTACTCTCACTTAACAACGTAGTTTATTACAGTTGATTTTCTGGCTCAATCTCATGAACATGCCGGGTAACTGAACCATAAGCTCCTAACCAACCCAAGCTGGCACCACCGACAATCAACCACAAAAATTCATTAAAGCTTAAACCCGTGAGGGTAAAATCACTGCCAAACTGACCGACCAAATTAACCAATGCGTCTTCCATCCACCACAACATCATTGAGACACAAAGCCAGGCAATGATGCCACCAATTAAGCCATACCAAATTCCGGTATATAAAAACGGTCGTCGAATAAAATCATCGGTTGCGCCAACCAGCTTCAAGACTTCAATTTCATCGCGCCGATTTAAAATCGACAAACGAATCGTATTGCCAATCACCAGTACCACAGCCACTAACAGCAGAATGCCCAACGCCAGCACAGCATCTTGCAACAATTTAATAATCGCACCAAGCTTTTCTAGCCATGCAATATCGAGCTTGCCAAAGTCGACTTCGCGCTGTTGCTCTAACTTATCAAGCAACAACCGCGCACCATCAGGGCTCGAATACTTAGTCGTTGGCGCCACTAAAAGTAAAGCCGGTAATGGGTTTTTATCTAAATAATCAAGCGCCTGACCAAATCCTGACAATTGCTTAAATTCAGCCAAGGCTTGTTCCGATGAAATATGATGAACACTCGCCACTTCAGGATAAAGCAAAATACGATTACTGAGTTTTGTAGTCGCCGATTCACTAAGATGCTCGGTTAAAAACAGGGTGATTTCGGAAGCGCTATCCCATGAGGTTTGCAGTTGCTCACTGTTTTTCAACAACAAATGCAAGGTCGCTGGTAACGCTAAGCTCACGCCAAGCACGGCCATCGTCAACAAAGACGAAAACGGCATACGCCACAATTCGCCCATGCTAGCCAAGGCTTGTTGCAAATGGCGAATAAAGAACATTGTCACGACATGACCCGGTTTCATTTGACCAGCAGTGGGGGATTTTCGTTGTTTAAATAGCAGACTCAATCTAACATATCCTTGATAAATAAGGCTTAAGCAACAGGCTCGAAATCACTATATCTTAAGTCAGTTGAGGCCAAACCGTCATTAATTAATTGCCCTTCGCGCAAGGTTAAGGTGTGATATTTTAATCGAGCAATCAAACCAAGGTCGTGCGTTGCAATCAAGACCGCTACCCCGACCGAGTTTAAGTCTTCAAATAGTCGAATAATTTCGAGCGATAACGCGGGGTCTAAATTACCCGTTGGCTCATCTGCTAATAATAATGGCGGCTTATTAACGATCGCTCGCGCAATGCCAACCCGCTGCAGTTCGCCACCGGACAGGCTAACAGGCAAGCTGTTGACCTTATCGAGTAAACCGACCTTGTCTAAAGCAGCTGCAACCCGGCGTTTAATATCAGATAAATGATAACCTTCAATAATTAGCGGCAAGGCAACATTGTTAAATACACTGCGATCCATCAACAAACGATGATTTTGAAAGATCATGCCAATATCACGCCGCGCAAACGGGATCTGGCGTTTGGTAATTTTATTGAGATTATGGCCATTAATAAAGACTTGCCCCGACGTTGGACGCTCCATCATCGCGATCAATTTCAACAAGGTACTTTTACCAGCACCTGAGTGACCAGTTAAAAAAGCCATTTCCCCGGCCTTAAGCTGAAAATCAACTCGATTTAATGCCTGTTGACCACCAGGGTATACCTTACTGACTTGTTCAAATCGAATCATGCGCCGGGCTACCTATTATCAAATCCATTCGTTTTACAATATTAAGGCGATTTCAATACCAAGACTAATTATTCATCCTTGGCAAATAATGCCTCAATAAAGTCTTTGCTATTAAAGTCGCGTAAATCGTCGATGCCTTCACCCACCCCGATATAACGGATCGGAATGCCAAATTTATCGGCCAAGGAAAAAATAACGCCGCCTTTAGCTGTGCCGTCTAATTTAGTAATCG carries:
- the rpoH gene encoding RNA polymerase sigma factor RpoH, which codes for MSLGIHSNSLIAVPSGSIEAYVSAAARVPMLEASEERELAERLFHGGDLEAAQQLIMSHLRFVIHVAKSYAGYGLPHADLIQEGNVGLMKAVKRFNPDVGVRLVSFAVHWIKAEIHEYVLKNWRIVKVATTKSQRKLFFNLRKNKKRLGWFNQDEVNHVAQELGVSSSDVVEMENRMSSSDCAFDLSTDDDDSGTSSFAPTQYLEDKSSDVAESVEAKNWEYHANRKLRSALSTLDERSQHIVQARWLDDNKTTLQNLAAYYQVSAERVRQLEKNAMKKLKAAME
- the ftsX gene encoding cell division protein FtsX — protein: MKPGHVVTMFFIRHLQQALASMGELWRMPFSSLLTMAVLGVSLALPATLHLLLKNSEQLQTSWDSASEITLFLTEHLSESATTKLSNRILLYPEVASVHHISSEQALAEFKQLSGFGQALDYLDKNPLPALLLVAPTTKYSSPDGARLLLDKLEQQREVDFGKLDIAWLEKLGAIIKLLQDAVLALGILLLVAVVLVIGNTIRLSILNRRDEIEVLKLVGATDDFIRRPFLYTGIWYGLIGGIIAWLCVSMMLWWMEDALVNLVGQFGSDFTLTGLSFNEFLWLIVGGASLGWLGAYGSVTRHVHEIEPENQL
- the ftsE gene encoding cell division ATP-binding protein FtsE gives rise to the protein MIRFEQVSKVYPGGQQALNRVDFQLKAGEMAFLTGHSGAGKSTLLKLIAMMERPTSGQVFINGHNLNKITKRQIPFARRDIGMIFQNHRLLMDRSVFNNVALPLIIEGYHLSDIKRRVAAALDKVGLLDKVNSLPVSLSGGELQRVGIARAIVNKPPLLLADEPTGNLDPALSLEIIRLFEDLNSVGVAVLIATHDLGLIARLKYHTLTLREGQLINDGLASTDLRYSDFEPVA